A region from the Candidatus Electrothrix scaldis genome encodes:
- a CDS encoding aminotransferase class V-fold PLP-dependent enzyme yields the protein MEAGISLSDTNISSRNKEESAVNSGSAAESSYTNLPGPELAPDYPRPPVSSSVRAAETFLPDPELTRRIQTFAEQEKTGISTVLQAAFSIFLHRYSGEEDIVFGSVRMGSGPDGGSTTAGSDSGELRISFAEDMDVAGVLRYVMQSQTEAAEQVPPPESIPACRMMLLLYGASHSPDVSPDEPEQARECRRRSDLAVIAQESGEGLRLTFDYNAELFAGETVRRFLKNFLILLSGMTEDSGRKISALPLLTEEERHQVLVEWNRTVAEYPEDTCIHQLFEEQVEKTPDAPAVIFEGQKLTCRELNRRANQLAHYLRHRGVETGTLVGISLEPSLELIVSLLAVLKAGGVYVPLDPHYPQDRLDFLVEDSAVRIILITERFADRISSPQVSLIRLDRDSAALEKQCPENPGFPAQADGLAYIIYTSGSTGKPKAVLGTMRGVLNRLHWMWDILPFGADEVCCQKTSINFVDHVAEIFLPLLKGIPLVMVPEELRSDVFGLLGLMRIQNISRIILVPSLLKAMLDHIDPDRTPFRELRYVFCSGEALPLSLARDFFRKINAARLFNLYGSSEVAADVTYFEVNIWETRSRILHYFNPELMENAGAGPSSGADRKPFTTPDINADELAEKFRRTRLPKQPIPVDEYYRNLSDEVLPYTIDTGSPTFIGHMTSALPDFLHDMSRMISKLNQNLVKIETSKSLIFIEREALALLHRLFYGFSEEFYEKNIQRKNYNLGIITTGGTTANISALLCARNAGLLRKEDTWELSRASLYETMKKTGYEDMVLIGSRLMHYSFNKAVSILGLGTDNIIFIDNDASGRLNLDLLEEKIAECRKNKLYILAIIGIAGTTETGQIDPLPEMAAIARKAGVYFHADAAWGGATIFSEKHKKLLNGIELADSITLCGHKQLYLPQGLSLCLFRDPQMLSLTATTARYQAQQDTFDTGRFTIEGSRSGLSLCLHAALHIIGKRGYEFLINDSMERAKFFSGLIDRLESFELIVKPVLNIVNYRYIPPDLREKARAGALSTEENRRISQLNAQIQKKQFEQGRTFVSQTTLTDTVYGKDTNLVVFRTVLANPNTTVEDLYNVLDDHLKIAGQIEPGCREQLDDFRGYAENSPGKYTGEIAEKNLKKNTVPIGKPIANTEVYILDKYRNPLPLGAVGELYVGGDNLTEGYLHRPDLTREKFIAHPFTDNSTENNGQRLFRTGDLARWLPDGNLEFRGRIDHQVKLRGFRIELGEIEAALARHETVDEAVVVVRERGENQLLAAYMTEAEDSRIEISVLRAWLRQQLPDYMVPASYTVLETLPLTPNGKVDRRALPEPEQMSQDQDSYTAPAEPLEQQLCLIWENFLNVHPVGVHDNFFDLGGNSLLAVGVFAEISKKFGRQLPVPVLLKAPTVKELARVLKEEGWSPSRTSLVQIQVGGSRPPFFYVPPIGSTALSAVPYARYLDKKQPVYGLQPLGFEEGETPHDRVEEMAAYYISEIRSVQSQGPYYLAGHCYGCTIVFEMAQQLYAHGSSVALLALIDQSSPLRAAVPAPLLTRINAYARRILYEYNSKNLTWAFLMESFYRRFSFIRRIQEVRKEVDPHEQRIKQVMDAHFGAVMSYIPQPYPGKITLLQNSKSYEMEQAGVLTRRWSDLTQGGFDRRVIEGTHWNIFAEEPMFRQLAEELRNCLEEAQASQKTTL from the coding sequence CCCCCTGAGTCGATACCGGCTTGCCGGATGATGCTTCTCCTGTATGGTGCTTCGCATTCCCCGGATGTTTCGCCGGACGAACCGGAACAGGCGCGGGAGTGCCGCCGCCGCTCGGATCTGGCAGTAATCGCCCAAGAGAGTGGAGAAGGGTTGCGGCTGACCTTTGATTATAATGCCGAACTGTTCGCCGGAGAGACAGTCCGGCGTTTTCTGAAAAATTTTCTTATTCTTCTGTCCGGCATGACCGAGGATTCCGGGCGGAAAATTTCCGCTCTGCCCCTGCTCACCGAGGAGGAACGGCATCAGGTACTGGTGGAATGGAACCGGACAGTAGCCGAATATCCAGAAGATACCTGTATTCATCAGCTATTCGAGGAACAGGTCGAAAAAACACCGGATGCACCGGCGGTGATCTTTGAGGGACAGAAGCTGACCTGCCGGGAGCTGAACCGGCGCGCCAATCAGCTGGCCCATTATCTGCGCCACCGGGGTGTGGAGACCGGCACGCTGGTGGGGATCAGTCTTGAGCCGTCTTTGGAGCTGATCGTCAGCCTGCTGGCCGTGCTCAAGGCCGGGGGCGTATATGTGCCGCTGGATCCTCATTACCCGCAGGATCGTCTTGACTTTCTGGTGGAGGATTCCGCTGTCCGAATTATCCTGATCACGGAACGGTTCGCTGATCGGATTTCTTCCCCGCAGGTGTCTCTGATCCGCCTTGACCGGGACAGTGCCGCTCTGGAAAAACAATGCCCTGAAAATCCGGGGTTCCCCGCACAGGCGGACGGGCTGGCATACATCATCTACACATCCGGTTCCACCGGAAAGCCCAAGGCCGTGCTCGGTACTATGCGCGGGGTACTCAACCGTCTGCATTGGATGTGGGACATCCTGCCGTTCGGAGCGGATGAGGTCTGTTGTCAAAAAACATCCATTAATTTTGTTGATCATGTCGCTGAAATATTTCTGCCTTTACTCAAAGGGATACCGTTGGTGATGGTCCCGGAAGAGCTGCGCAGCGATGTTTTCGGCCTGCTGGGTCTGATGCGCATTCAGAATATTTCCAGAATTATTCTTGTTCCCTCGTTGCTCAAAGCAATGCTTGATCATATAGACCCGGATCGGACACCGTTTCGGGAACTCAGGTATGTTTTTTGCAGCGGTGAGGCATTGCCCCTTTCTTTGGCCCGTGATTTTTTCCGGAAAATTAATGCCGCCAGACTCTTCAATCTCTACGGTTCCTCCGAGGTTGCTGCGGATGTCACCTATTTTGAGGTCAATATCTGGGAAACCCGAAGCAGAATACTGCACTATTTCAATCCGGAACTGATGGAGAATGCAGGTGCCGGTCCTTCTTCCGGGGCCGACCGGAAACCGTTCACAACACCCGACATCAATGCGGATGAATTGGCGGAAAAATTCCGCCGCACCCGACTGCCGAAACAGCCTATCCCTGTTGATGAGTATTACAGGAATCTTTCCGATGAGGTGCTTCCGTATACTATTGATACAGGCTCCCCGACATTTATAGGGCACATGACCTCTGCTCTTCCGGATTTTCTCCATGATATGAGCAGGATGATTTCGAAACTGAATCAGAATCTGGTTAAAATCGAGACGTCGAAATCCCTGATTTTCATAGAACGGGAAGCACTTGCTCTGCTGCACCGCCTGTTTTACGGATTTTCCGAGGAGTTTTATGAAAAAAATATCCAACGAAAAAACTACAACCTCGGCATCATAACAACCGGAGGAACAACAGCGAATATCAGTGCCCTGCTGTGCGCCCGCAATGCAGGCCTGCTGAGAAAAGAGGATACTTGGGAACTGTCACGGGCAAGTCTGTACGAGACCATGAAAAAGACCGGCTATGAGGACATGGTTCTTATCGGATCCCGGCTGATGCATTATTCGTTCAACAAGGCGGTTTCCATCTTGGGCCTGGGTACGGACAATATCATTTTTATCGACAATGATGCTTCCGGCAGGCTGAATCTTGATCTGCTCGAAGAAAAAATTGCCGAGTGCAGAAAGAACAAACTCTATATACTGGCAATTATAGGTATCGCCGGAACCACGGAAACAGGACAGATTGATCCGCTGCCGGAAATGGCCGCCATTGCACGAAAGGCGGGCGTGTATTTCCATGCCGATGCGGCTTGGGGCGGAGCAACCATTTTTTCGGAAAAGCATAAAAAATTGCTGAATGGGATAGAGCTGGCGGACTCTATAACGCTCTGCGGGCATAAGCAGCTGTATCTGCCGCAAGGACTGAGTCTCTGTCTGTTCAGAGATCCGCAAATGCTCAGTCTGACCGCCACCACTGCCCGCTATCAGGCGCAGCAGGATACCTTTGATACCGGTAGGTTCACTATTGAGGGTTCCCGTTCAGGATTGTCACTCTGTTTGCACGCTGCTCTGCATATTATCGGAAAAAGAGGATATGAATTTCTGATCAACGACAGCATGGAGCGGGCAAAATTTTTCTCCGGCCTTATTGACCGACTGGAATCGTTTGAACTGATCGTCAAACCGGTACTGAATATTGTCAATTACCGGTATATTCCGCCGGACCTGCGGGAAAAGGCCCGTGCAGGAGCGTTAAGCACAGAGGAAAACCGCCGAATCAGTCAGCTCAATGCGCAGATCCAGAAAAAGCAATTTGAACAAGGCCGGACTTTTGTCTCACAGACCACCTTGACAGATACGGTTTATGGTAAGGATACAAACCTTGTGGTTTTCCGCACCGTTCTGGCCAACCCGAATACCACTGTCGAAGATTTATACAATGTGCTGGATGATCACCTGAAAATTGCCGGGCAGATCGAACCGGGCTGCAGAGAACAGCTTGATGATTTCCGGGGCTATGCAGAAAATTCTCCCGGGAAGTATACAGGAGAGATTGCGGAAAAAAATCTCAAGAAAAACACCGTGCCCATCGGAAAACCGATTGCGAACACGGAAGTTTATATTCTGGATAAATACCGCAATCCTTTGCCCTTGGGGGCTGTGGGCGAGCTGTATGTCGGAGGAGATAACCTCACTGAAGGATATCTGCATCGACCGGATCTGACCCGGGAAAAATTTATCGCTCATCCTTTTACTGACAACAGCACTGAAAACAACGGCCAGCGGCTGTTCAGGACAGGAGACTTGGCGCGCTGGCTGCCTGACGGCAATCTGGAATTTCGCGGCAGAATTGACCATCAGGTCAAATTGCGCGGATTTCGGATTGAGCTGGGAGAAATTGAGGCTGCCTTGGCCCGACACGAAACCGTTGATGAAGCTGTGGTGGTGGTACGGGAAAGAGGGGAGAATCAGCTTCTTGCCGCCTATATGACAGAGGCGGAGGACAGCCGGATCGAGATATCTGTTCTCCGGGCCTGGCTGCGGCAGCAGCTACCGGACTACATGGTCCCGGCCAGTTACACCGTCTTGGAGACTCTCCCGCTCACCCCCAACGGTAAAGTGGACCGCCGTGCTCTGCCGGAACCTGAACAGATGAGCCAGGATCAGGATAGTTACACGGCCCCGGCAGAGCCTCTGGAGCAGCAGCTCTGTCTCATCTGGGAAAATTTTTTAAACGTCCATCCGGTCGGCGTACATGACAATTTTTTTGATCTGGGCGGCAACTCTCTGCTGGCCGTGGGAGTATTTGCTGAAATCAGCAAAAAATTCGGCAGGCAGCTTCCTGTGCCGGTTTTGCTCAAGGCCCCGACTGTCAAGGAGCTAGCTAGGGTACTCAAAGAGGAGGGCTGGTCTCCATCCCGGACGTCTCTGGTGCAGATTCAGGTCGGCGGTTCCAGACCACCTTTTTTCTATGTACCTCCCATAGGAAGCACAGCACTGAGTGCAGTGCCTTATGCCCGGTATTTGGATAAAAAGCAGCCGGTCTACGGGCTGCAGCCTCTCGGTTTTGAGGAGGGCGAAACGCCCCATGACCGGGTGGAAGAGATGGCCGCATATTATATCAGCGAGATTCGGAGCGTTCAGTCCCAAGGGCCGTATTATCTTGCCGGCCATTGCTACGGCTGTACCATTGTCTTTGAAATGGCGCAACAGCTGTATGCACACGGCTCTTCTGTAGCCTTGCTGGCCCTGATTGATCAGAGCAGTCCGTTACGGGCCGCTGTTCCGGCTCCTCTCCTGACGCGGATAAATGCCTATGCCCGCCGTATTCTGTACGAGTATAATTCCAAAAACCTGACTTGGGCCTTCCTTATGGAGAGCTTTTACCGTCGTTTCAGTTTTATCCGTCGTATACAGGAGGTCAGGAAAGAGGTCGATCCCCATGAGCAGCGTATCAAACAGGTGATGGATGCCCATTTCGGTGCGGTTATGTCCTATATACCTCAACCATATCCCGGCAAAATCACTTTGCTGCAGAACAGCAAATCGTATGAGATGGAACAGGCCGGTGTGCTGACACGACGCTGGTCCGATCTGACGCAGGGCGGTTTTGACCGCCGTGTCATAGAGGGCACGCATTGGAATATTTTTGCTGAAGAACCTATGTTCAGGCAGCTCGCCGAGGAGCTGAGAAACTGTCTGGAAGAGGCGCAGGCCTCCCAAAAAACAACCTTATGA